A region of Polynucleobacter sp. JS-Mosq-20-D10 DNA encodes the following proteins:
- a CDS encoding PhoH family protein, whose amino-acid sequence MPLPPIPTQIAGQVKIHSKDTPNLKKRPAPVKTVVMESHTPDWATDAEEDLSAAEVALERIKSDHNSVVVRSARSDNKIANVPEKPKRIIRTGPPSLFVLDTNVLMHDPSSLFRFSEHDLFLPMTTLEELDNHKKGMTEVARNARTVSRSLDQLVAGTSGTLDEGIPLNKLGNQDVSGRLFFQTKLTTQALPEGLPEGKGDNLILAVVSELQKTRKGQEVVLVSKDINMRIKARALGLPAEDYFNDQVLEDRDLMYSGVMALPADFWPKHGKDMESWADGKSGTMFYRVTGPSVPSMLVNEFVYQENPDGSTPFYAQVKEINGKTALLQTLRDFSHQKNNVWSVTARNREQNFAMNLLMNPDVDFITLLGQAGTGKTLLALAAGLEQVLDSKRYNEIIITRATVPVGEDIGFLPGTEEEKMQPWMGAFDDNLEVLQRNEDGSAGEWGRAATQELIRSRIKVKSMNFMRGRTFVSKFVIIDEAQNLTPKQMKTLVTRAGPGTKIICLGNIAQIDTPYLTEGSSGLTYVVDRFKGWRHGGHVTLARGERSRLADHAADAL is encoded by the coding sequence ATGCCATTGCCCCCAATCCCAACTCAAATTGCTGGCCAAGTAAAAATTCATAGCAAAGACACCCCGAATTTAAAGAAACGTCCTGCGCCAGTAAAAACTGTTGTGATGGAAAGCCATACGCCAGATTGGGCAACAGATGCAGAGGAAGATCTTTCTGCTGCTGAAGTAGCACTTGAGAGAATCAAAAGTGATCACAACTCAGTAGTTGTGCGTAGTGCGCGCAGTGATAACAAGATAGCGAATGTTCCCGAAAAACCAAAACGTATTATTCGTACCGGTCCACCAAGCCTATTTGTACTCGATACCAATGTATTGATGCATGATCCTAGCTCCCTGTTCCGCTTCTCTGAACATGATCTTTTCTTGCCGATGACCACTCTTGAGGAGCTGGACAACCATAAGAAGGGTATGACGGAGGTTGCTCGTAACGCCCGTACAGTAAGCCGCTCCTTAGATCAATTAGTAGCCGGCACTAGTGGCACATTAGATGAAGGCATCCCCCTGAATAAGCTTGGCAATCAAGATGTGTCTGGTCGACTCTTTTTCCAGACAAAGTTGACTACTCAAGCACTACCAGAAGGTTTGCCCGAAGGTAAGGGTGACAACCTCATCTTGGCAGTAGTCAGCGAGCTTCAAAAGACACGCAAAGGTCAAGAAGTTGTTCTGGTATCCAAGGATATCAATATGCGCATTAAGGCGCGCGCGCTTGGCTTACCTGCTGAAGATTACTTCAACGACCAGGTTTTAGAAGATCGTGACTTAATGTATTCCGGAGTCATGGCATTACCAGCAGACTTTTGGCCAAAGCATGGCAAAGATATGGAGAGCTGGGCTGACGGCAAATCTGGAACGATGTTTTATCGCGTAACCGGCCCTTCAGTTCCCAGCATGTTAGTGAATGAGTTTGTCTATCAAGAAAACCCAGATGGATCCACGCCGTTCTATGCACAAGTTAAAGAGATCAACGGCAAGACCGCCCTACTTCAAACTCTGCGGGACTTCTCTCACCAGAAAAATAATGTGTGGAGTGTGACAGCACGTAATCGCGAGCAGAACTTTGCTATGAATCTACTCATGAACCCAGATGTGGATTTCATCACATTACTGGGGCAAGCGGGTACTGGTAAAACTCTGCTGGCCTTAGCTGCCGGCTTAGAGCAAGTGTTGGATAGTAAGCGCTATAACGAGATCATTATTACCCGGGCTACCGTTCCTGTAGGTGAAGATATTGGCTTTTTACCGGGCACTGAAGAAGAGAAGATGCAGCCTTGGATGGGTGCGTTTGATGACAACCTTGAGGTGCTGCAACGTAATGAAGACGGTAGCGCCGGAGAATGGGGTCGTGCTGCTACACAAGAATTAATTCGTTCACGCATTAAGGTAAAGAGTATGAACTTCATGCGCGGTAGAACTTTTGTCAGTAAGTTTGTGATTATTGATGAAGCGCAGAATTTAACTCCAAAGCAAATGAAAACCTTGGTTACTCGTGCGGGTCCAGGAACCAAGATTATTTGCTTGGGTAATATTGCTCAGATCGACACACCTTACTTAACTGAAGGCTCTTCAGGTCTAACTTATGTGGTAGATCGCTTCAAAGGCTGGCGTCATGGTGGACATGTGACTCTGGCTCGCGGTGAGCGTTCACGTCTTGCGGATCATGCTGCTGACGCACTCTAA